The sequence below is a genomic window from Candidatus Brocadiia bacterium.
GTCGTAGGACTCGTTACCCCACATAAGTGCGGGACTGCCTGCGGGCTTGCCCGTGCATCTCAGGCCTTTGGCCTTCATCTCGGTACGGTAGTTGAGCGCAGTTTCATAGCGGTGATGGCCATCCGCGATAAAAATATCCTTGGCGGCCATGGCTTTGACTATCTGGTTGACCAGTTTCGGGTCGGTGATTTTCCAAATCTTATGATAGACGCCGTATTCGTCTTTGGCTACCACATCGGCCGCGCGCTTTAAGGCAACCTTGTCCATAACCTTGTTGATGGTCAGAGCCGGGTCGGAATAAAGCATGAATATCTGCCCGGTCGAGCCGTGTACCTGGCGCATGGTGTTCAAACGGTCCATCTTGGGCTTGAGAAGCGTTCTCTCGTGGGCATGCACGCCCTTGCCGAACTCAACCAGTTTGCCCAGTGCGATAAATCCCTTGCGAACTTTGGCCGAAGTGTTGGGCTGACCGTAAGGGATGAATTCCTGGTAATAGGCGTAAATAGCCGGTTTCTTGTCCTGAACCAGCACGCCCTTGCCCAACCAATCCCTGAAGAACTGACCGGCCCGGGTGTACTTATTATTGGCATCATTATCGCCGGCCATATCCTTACCCTTGGTTATCCTGATAAGATTGAACGGATTCTTTTTGTAATAACCGGCCTGCATCTTATCGTCAATCTTATCATAAGGCTGAGTCAGGACGTTGCCGTAATCCTTGACCTTGGCCTTATTGTAAATCACGCCCCGGAACGGAAAAACCTTTGCCATAGTTAACGCCTTTCTATTTACACAGCGCCTTTAGTTCCTTAACAGCCGTTTCTTTATCCTTGGCAATGCTGTAGAACGCCGAAAGTTTGAACATCTTAAAGGTCGCCTTGACATTGGGCTTGGGATAGATAAACACTATCGTCCCCTTGTTTGACTGAAGAATATCAATCACGCTGATAAAAACGCCGATGCCCGGACTGCCGATATAGCTGACGCCGGACAAATCAATTACGAACCTGTAAACATTATCCTTGATTAACTTATTCAGCGCTTCTGATAATTTATCATCCGTAGTGCTGTCCAGGGAACCGCGTAATGTCATCAGGGCGATGTCTTTGTCTACCTTTTCAATATCTATTTCAATATCAAACATACTATTTTTTAGCGTAGGCGATGAGCTTATCAGCCACGGCGTCGCCGACCCGGGCCTGGCCTTCTGATGACGAAGCGCCCAGGTGCGGGGTCAGAACTACCTTATCGCCCAGTCCGCGCAGCGGATTATCCGGAGCCGCCGGTTCTTTTTCGTACACGTCAATGGCCGCGCCGCCGACCTTACCGGACTTGATGGCTTCGGCCAGGTCATTTTCATTAATGATGCCACCCCGGGCGCAGTTAACGATGCGCACACCCTGTTTCATTTTGGCGAATGCGCCGGCGTTGAGCATGTTCTTGCTTTCCGGAGTCATTGGCAGATGCAGCGAAATATAATCGGAATTTTTAAGCACCTCGTCCAGAGATAACATCTTAACGCCCAGTTTAGTGATATAATCCGGCACTGGCTTGAGGTACGGATCGTAAGCAACAATATCCATTCCGAATGCAACCGCCCGCTTGGCCACTTCGTAGCCAATCCGGCCGATACCGATTAATCCAAGAGTCTTCTTGTAGAGCTCGACGCCTTCGAGCGTTTTCTTCTCCCACTTACCCTGCTTCATGGTGCTGTCGGCAATAGCGATCTTGCGAATCAACGATAACATCATGCCGATAGCCAGTTCGGCCACCGAGAC
It includes:
- a CDS encoding DUF1015 domain-containing protein, which gives rise to MAKVFPFRGVIYNKAKVKDYGNVLTQPYDKIDDKMQAGYYKKNPFNLIRITKGKDMAGDNDANNKYTRAGQFFRDWLGKGVLVQDKKPAIYAYYQEFIPYGQPNTSAKVRKGFIALGKLVEFGKGVHAHERTLLKPKMDRLNTMRQVHGSTGQIFMLYSDPALTINKVMDKVALKRAADVVAKDEYGVYHKIWKITDPKLVNQIVKAMAAKDIFIADGHHRYETALNYRTEMKAKGLRCTGKPAGSPALMWGNESYDNRMMTFVNMKDEGLLILPTHRMIFGLKNFSPAGFIKKLDKYFWINEYPFKSGKDEKPARQELLEDLRITGFSAHALGLAIKGVKKHYMLTLKDEKIMDRMIKEKSSPALKHLDVNVLHQLVLWKMLGITKERVAEGEFVNYVRSADEAVELANKGKFQMAFILNPTKISELENVSVKNERMPQKSTDFYPKLMSGIVISKINYSK
- a CDS encoding hydroxyacid dehydrogenase, which produces MNVLVTDKIDMAAIDKMKSAGLSVDAKFGIAPEELVKIIGNYNVLVVRSATKVTKDVIDSGKNLKLVVRGGVGMDNIDAAAAKAANIKVENTPEASSVSVAELAIGMMLSLIRKIAIADSTMKQGKWEKKTLEGVELYKKTLGLIGIGRIGYEVAKRAVAFGMDIVAYDPYLKPVPDYITKLGVKMLSLDEVLKNSDYISLHLPMTPESKNMLNAGAFAKMKQGVRIVNCARGGIINENDLAEAIKSGKVGGAAIDVYEKEPAAPDNPLRGLGDKVVLTPHLGASSSEGQARVGDAVADKLIAYAKK
- a CDS encoding STAS domain-containing protein, giving the protein MFDIEIDIEKVDKDIALMTLRGSLDSTTDDKLSEALNKLIKDNVYRFVIDLSGVSYIGSPGIGVFISVIDILQSNKGTIVFIYPKPNVKATFKMFKLSAFYSIAKDKETAVKELKALCK